Proteins from one Ipomoea triloba cultivar NCNSP0323 chromosome 1, ASM357664v1 genomic window:
- the LOC116002070 gene encoding uncharacterized protein LOC116002070 isoform X1, whose translation MLTPKSMRISTTVLSPAVLSPSSPPSLCSCFSSPSSVCFALLPARFTRCDISGLYLHTVTETRLIVDNSIGEKLHINVEKPLQKHGGRLEHNETYCGTCFGAEMSDDDCCNSCEEVREAHIKRGI comes from the exons ATGCTTACCCCAAAATCAATGAGGATTTCTACAACCGTACTCTCTCCGGCGGTGTTATCACCCTCGTCTCCTCCATCGTTATGCTCCTGCTTTTCTTCTCCGAGTTCAGTATGTTTCGCTCTTCTCCCAGCTCGATTTACCCGTTGCGATATTTCTG GACTGTATCTCCATACTGTTACTGAGACTAGGCTTATTGTAGACAATTCAATAGGAGAAAAATTGCATATCAAT GTTGAGAAGCCTTTACAGAAGCATGGTGGCAGACTGGAGCATAATGAGACATACTGTGGTACATGCTTTGGAGCAGAAATG TCAGATGATGATTGTTGTAATTCGTGTGAAGAAGTTCGTGAAGCACACATAAAAAGAGGCATTTGA
- the LOC116002070 gene encoding endoplasmic reticulum-Golgi intermediate compartment protein 3-like isoform X2, translating into MDKVFNKLRNLDAYPKINEDFYNRTLSGGVITLVSSIVMLLLFFSEFRLYLHTVTETRLIVDNSIGEKLHINVEKPLQKHGGRLEHNETYCGTCFGAEMSDDDCCNSCEEVREAHIKRGI; encoded by the exons ATGGATAAAGTATTCAATAAGCTCAGGAACTTGGATGCTTACCCCAAAATCAATGAGGATTTCTACAACCGTACTCTCTCCGGCGGTGTTATCACCCTCGTCTCCTCCATCGTTATGCTCCTGCTTTTCTTCTCCGAGTTCA GACTGTATCTCCATACTGTTACTGAGACTAGGCTTATTGTAGACAATTCAATAGGAGAAAAATTGCATATCAAT GTTGAGAAGCCTTTACAGAAGCATGGTGGCAGACTGGAGCATAATGAGACATACTGTGGTACATGCTTTGGAGCAGAAATG TCAGATGATGATTGTTGTAATTCGTGTGAAGAAGTTCGTGAAGCACACATAAAAAGAGGCATTTGA
- the LOC115995950 gene encoding 1-aminocyclopropane-1-carboxylate oxidase homolog 1-like, translated as MNLNNENGETYDRQSEVKAFDESKTGVKGLVDAGITKVPRIFIHPKTTQNYSSISSVNKPSIPIIDLQGIHGNVVEAVGEASATWGFFQVVNHGIPGNVLEEIMSGVRGFFEQDTEVKKEWYSRDQSKRVTYNTNFDLYTSPAANWRDSLFCIMAHNPLHAQQLPPVCSDILIKYSKEMEKLGGVLFELLSEALGLHPNHLKDIECNKGIALLGHYYPPCPEPDLTLGTSKHADNDFLTILLQDHHIGGLQVLHHNQWVDVPPSPGALVVNIGDLLQLISNGRFKSSEHRVLASKNGPRVSVACFFNTYSVPSSRVYGPIKELLSEENPPKYREITLKEYETHFLEKGLDGTSALLRFSL; from the exons ATGAATTTGAACAATGAAAATGGAGAGACATATGATAGGCAAAGTGAGGTGAAAGCCTTCGATGAGTCCAAAACTGGTGTTAAGGGCCTTGTGGATGCAGGCATAACCAAAGTCCCAAGAATATTCATTCATCCAAAAACAACCCAAAACTACTCATCAATTTCCAGTGTCAACAAACCAAGCATCCCAATCATAGACCTTCAAGGCATTCATGGGAATGTTGTTGAGGCAGTCGGAGAAGCATCTGCAACATGGGGATTCTTCCAGGTGGTGAATCATGGGATCCCAGGTAATGTTTTGGAGGAAATCATGAGCGGAGTACGAGGATTCTTCGAACAAGATACAGAGGTGAAGAAGGAATGGTATTCACGAGATCAATCAAAGAGGGTAACCTACAACACCAACTTTGACCTGTATACTTCACCAGCCGCTAATTGGAGGGACAGTCTCTTCTGTATCATGGCTCATAATCCCCTTCACGCTCAACAACTTCCTCCTGTTTGcag CGATATTCTTATCAAATACtcaaaagaaatggaaaaactAGGTGGTGTTTTGTTTGAACTATTATCAGAGGCTTTAGGCCTCCATCCAAACCATCTCAAAGACATTGAGTGCAACAAGGGGATAGCTCTTTTGGGGCATTACTACCCACCCTGTCCGGAACCAGATCTGACTTTAGGCACCAGCAAGCATGCCGATAACGATTTCCTCACAATTTTGCTTCAAGATCATCATATAGGTGGCCTTCAAGTTCTTCACCACAACCAGTGGGTTGATGTTCCCCCTTCCCCAGGAGCTCTAGTTGTCAACATCGGAGATCTTCTCCAG CTTATATCAAATGGTAGGTTCAAGAGCTCGGAACACAGAGTGTTGGCTAGCAAAAATGGTCCGAGAGTATCGGTGGCTTGTTTCTTTAATACATACTCAGTGCCATCGTCACGGGTTTATGGGCCAATTAAGGAACTATTGTCGGAGGAGAATCCACCAAAGTATAGGGAAATAACTCTTAAGGAATATGAAACCCATTTTCTTGAAAAGGGTCTTGATGGAACTTCTGCCTTGTTGCGTTTCAGCCTCTGA
- the LOC116002070 gene encoding endoplasmic reticulum-Golgi intermediate compartment protein 3-like isoform X3, with translation MDKVFNKLRNLDAYPKINEDFYNRTLSGGVITLVSSIVMLLLFFSEFSMFRSSPSSIYPLRYFWLRSLYRSMVADWSIMRHTVVHALEQKCQMMIVVIRVKKFVKHT, from the exons ATGGATAAAGTATTCAATAAGCTCAGGAACTTGGATGCTTACCCCAAAATCAATGAGGATTTCTACAACCGTACTCTCTCCGGCGGTGTTATCACCCTCGTCTCCTCCATCGTTATGCTCCTGCTTTTCTTCTCCGAGTTCAGTATGTTTCGCTCTTCTCCCAGCTCGATTTACCCGTTGCGATATTTCTG GTTGAGAAGCCTTTACAGAAGCATGGTGGCAGACTGGAGCATAATGAGACATACTGTGGTACATGCTTTGGAGCAGAAATG TCAGATGATGATTGTTGTAATTCGTGTGAAGAAGTTCGTGAAGCACACATAA